One genomic window of Ziziphus jujuba cultivar Dongzao chromosome 4, ASM3175591v1 includes the following:
- the LOC107416520 gene encoding amino acid transporter AVT6A has product MTIGNLAPKKERKSRRNKAVVDENAPLLPKRQDEDAGFDEFNGASFTGAVFNLSTTIVGAGIMALPATMKVLGLVLGVIMIIFMAFLTEASIELLLRFSRAGKTLSYGSLMGDAFGKYGKMLLQVCVLVNNLGVLVVYMIIIGDVLSGTSSSGIHHSGVLEGWFGEHWWNGRFFVLVVTTLGIFAPLAAFKRIDSLSYTSALSVALAVVFLVITIGISIIKLISGGVAMPRLLPNVTSLSSFFSLFTVVPVLVTAYICHYNVHSIDNELEDSTQIKPVVQTSLALCSSVYIMTSIFGFLLFGDGTLDDVLANFDTNLGIPYSNILNDAVRVSYAAHLMLVFPVVFFPLRLNLDGLLFPSSRALVLDNKRFALITIGLISIIFLGANFIPSIWDAFQFTGATAAVCLGFIFPAAITLRDRHNIATTKDRILCIFMIVLAVFSNAVAIYSDAYALFKKNAAPLA; this is encoded by the exons ATGACCATTGGAAATCTTGCACCCAAGAAGGAGAGGAAATCTCGAAGGAACAAAGCAGTTGTTGACGAGAATGCTCCCTTGTTGCCTAAAAGGCAAGATGAAGATGCTGGATTTGATGAATTTAATGGGGCTTCCTTTACTGGGGCAGTGTTCAATTTATCCACCACCATTGTTGGTGCAGGGATCATGGCTTTGCCAGCCACCATGAAAGTTCTGGGTCTTGTTCTTGGGGTTATCATGATCATTTTTATGGCTTTCTTGACAGAGGCTTCGATTGAATTGTTGCTTAGATTCAGCAGGGCAGGGAAAACCCTTTCTTATGGAAGCCTCATGGGGGATGCCTTTGgtaaatatggaaaaatgttGTTGCAAGTATGTGTTCTAGTCAACAACCTTGGTGTGCTCGTTGTGTACATGATTATTATTG GTGATGTGCTTTCTGGAACATCTTCTAGTGGGATTCACCACTCGGGTGTCCTTGAAGGATGGTTTGGAGAACACTGGTGGAATGGACGTTTTTTCGTTCTTGTTGTCACAACCCTTGGAATATTTGCTCCATTGGCGGCCTTTAAGCGAATTG ATTCATTGAGCTACACGTCGGCCTTATCAGTTGCACTGGCAGTTGTATTTCTTGTTATTACCATTGGAATTTCAATTATCAAGTTGATAAGTGGCGGTGTTGCGATGCCTAGATTGTTGCCTAATGTTACCAGTTTGTCGTCATTTTTCAGCCTCTTCACAGTAGTCCCTGTTCTGGTCACTGCATACATCTGCCATTATAATG TTCACAGTATAGACAATGAACTCGAAGACTCCACACAGATAAAACCAGTTGTGCAAACCTCACTTGCTTTGTGCTCATCGGTATACATAATGACGAGCATTTTTGGGTTCCTTCTATTTGGTGATGGAACTCTAGATGACGTACTAGCCAACTTTGACACCAATCTTGGAATCCCATACAGTAACATTCTCAATGATGCTGTTCGTGTTAGCTATGCTGCCCATCTCATGCTTGTGTTTCCAGTTGTCTTCTTCCCATTGCGGCTCAACTTGGATGGTCTTTTATTCCCTTCTTCAAGAGCTTTGGTTCTGGACAACAAGAGATTTGCATTGATTACTATTGGGCTCATTTCTATAATCTTCTTGGGAGCAAACTTCATACCCAGCATCTGGGATGCTTTCCAATTCACTGGAGCCACAGCAGCAGTCTGCCTTGGGTTCATTTTCCCAGCTGCAATTACTCTTAG GGATCGTCACAACATAGCAACAACGAAGGACAGGATATTGTGCATCTTTATGATTGTCCTTGCTGTTTTCTCAAATGCGGTGGCCATCTATAGCGATGCCTATGCCTTGTTCAAGAAAAATGCTGCACCACTCGCTTGA